In a single window of the Pseudodesulfovibrio profundus genome:
- a CDS encoding IS4 family transposase produces MAHANTIFHQVLSLIPRTEFEALAKKYSTGRAFRSFSRWNQFACLLFIHLAGRQSMRDGIRSLGANIRQMYHLGLRSVARSTFADANSKRPAEFFQAIFGKLYQRCSSVAPGHKFRFKAKLYSFDSSVIKLCLSAFPWASYRAKRGGLKIHTVLDHDGYLPAFVRVTNARLHDSKMVKMLRLPKGSIAVFDKAYINYSWFRTLSASGLFFVTRLKTNAVYKVLKRNPVRKSTGVTSDHVIVVFSQDKELHLRRVGYRDPETGKFYEFLTNHLNLSAKTIADIYKERWQIETFFRLIKQNLRLKSFVGTSENAVLSQIYVAMIAYLMLAWLKFKSSVAFSLQEMFQLLQVNLFDRREMEDIFKPPDAFHDNINNDYRLLSYVA; encoded by the coding sequence ATGGCTCATGCTAACACAATCTTTCATCAAGTGCTATCCCTGATCCCTCGGACTGAATTCGAAGCCCTGGCCAAAAAGTACAGTACCGGCAGGGCGTTCCGGAGTTTTTCCCGGTGGAACCAGTTCGCATGCCTGCTCTTCATCCACCTTGCAGGTCGCCAAAGCATGCGTGACGGCATCCGCAGCCTGGGTGCCAACATCAGGCAAATGTATCATCTGGGGCTGCGCAGCGTGGCACGCTCGACCTTTGCCGATGCCAACTCCAAGCGGCCAGCGGAGTTCTTTCAGGCGATTTTCGGCAAGCTCTACCAGCGTTGCTCGTCCGTGGCTCCTGGGCATAAGTTCCGCTTCAAAGCCAAACTCTACAGCTTCGATTCCTCGGTCATCAAGCTCTGCCTGTCCGCCTTTCCATGGGCATCCTATCGGGCTAAAAGGGGTGGCCTCAAAATCCATACAGTCCTCGATCACGACGGATACCTGCCTGCCTTTGTCCGTGTCACCAATGCCCGACTTCATGACTCCAAGATGGTCAAGATGCTCAGGCTCCCCAAGGGGTCCATCGCCGTCTTCGACAAAGCATACATCAACTATTCCTGGTTTCGGACCCTCAGCGCCTCGGGGCTGTTCTTCGTCACCAGGCTCAAGACCAACGCCGTGTACAAAGTTCTCAAAAGAAACCCGGTTCGGAAAAGCACTGGCGTCACTTCCGACCATGTGATTGTCGTCTTCAGCCAAGACAAGGAACTGCACCTTCGGCGGGTTGGCTACAGGGATCCAGAAACCGGCAAGTTCTACGAATTCCTGACCAATCACTTAAACCTCTCGGCCAAGACCATCGCCGACATCTACAAGGAACGCTGGCAGATCGAGACATTCTTCCGGCTCATCAAGCAAAATCTTCGCCTCAAATCCTTTGTCGGCACCTCGGAGAACGCCGTTCTAAGCCAGATCTACGTGGCCATGATCGCCTATCTCATGCTGGCTTGGCTTAAGTTCAAGTCCAGCGTTGCCTTCAGCCTCCAGGAGATGTTCCAGTTGCTCCAGGTCAACCTCTTCGATCGGCGAGAAATGGAGGACATCTTCAAACCACCCGACGCCTTCCATGACAACATCAACAACGATTACAGGCTACTGAGCTATGTCGCTTAA
- a CDS encoding glycoside hydrolase family 99-like domain-containing protein has protein sequence MGGEVSKKLIAFYLPQFHPIPENDEWWGEGFTEWTNVTKAKPLFDGHNQPARPGALGFYDLRAIDTLQKQSTLAKEFGVYGFCFHHYYFDGKRLLEKPVDGLLAHPEIDLPFMLCWANENWTRRWDGLENDILIAQNHTPEDDIAFLEDLSRYLEDSRYIRVDGKPVFIVYKVSQLPDAKATVTRWREHWQKTRNEGLYIVMAQTFGELDPSKYGFDAAVEFPPHVAAKASKVEDGVPGLVEDFQGNIYDYSTILEQNPNAEEDYTLFKTVFPSWDNTARRGKTAHLFYGSTPKLYGQWLRSALKYSSTDTPDDASFCFVNAWNEWAEGAYLEPDETHGYAYLNATARELELVSAKSGQLRIAVLIHCYYLDLLGDLLASAKRIEAPFDVLLSVPQGEGSEAKQRLAECGIESFVVKEVENVGFDIAPMFCEFQSEILGYDLVCKIHSKKSLHDPELEPWGRDLLEQMFYDTESVISSFAAKSNLGIVYPSLFAPVKRNIEMHGLRLGEGEDLLAELGVSEIQEEGYTFPAGSHFWFRPSALKELFNKRYSLGAFTPTVNALLDSQGNAVDLTLAHALERIFCYVSRLSGFTTMSSKDGVLSDDGFSVSPLERSHQLLCPVCEEKAEFYAAHEWLRDHYKCLKCNSLPRDRALFKALHDYIPHWKSIKVLEFAPCNDYFSSKVEKYTGTHYFPDSELGSTVGEFVNQDAHNLTFDDESFDLIVHEDIMEHLFGPEKALQEMLRVVSPGGSILFTLPISKMEKSVQRAAMKDDGTVEYIHEKQYHGNPISEEGSLVVWDYGQDVKDMIVQWCSGFNVDIEFLDEVDQEKGVEGEYLDVVRISKMPSAEGRNAVYEAFNGISDAKWLDVLNQSVTNQYVDGVRLPGFPPNELSQSIMGSHGTHALLEGFHFYSLKKKYIAKHLGDVSNCRILDFGCGWARNYRFFLKDVPAESITGIDCDEEFICVCKSLFPEGDFRLSPISPPVEIEDDSFDVVYAYSVFSHLSEWVATEWVEEFHRLLKPGGLLLFTSHSYDFFDYCASLRADPALSTGVWQQALAQKAFLDTEKCKKQYQDGEFLYAATGGGAVRTEDVYGETVLSPKYVESKWANWFEILDFVDDKRQLPQAFFALQNKK, from the coding sequence ATGGGCGGTGAGGTTTCTAAGAAGCTAATAGCCTTCTATCTGCCGCAGTTTCATCCGATTCCAGAGAATGACGAGTGGTGGGGGGAAGGCTTCACCGAATGGACTAACGTGACAAAGGCCAAGCCTCTTTTTGATGGTCACAATCAACCCGCTCGGCCTGGTGCATTAGGGTTCTATGACCTAAGGGCTATCGACACACTGCAAAAGCAGAGTACACTTGCAAAAGAGTTTGGAGTTTACGGATTTTGTTTTCACCATTACTACTTTGATGGCAAACGCTTGCTTGAGAAGCCGGTTGATGGATTGTTGGCACATCCAGAGATAGACCTCCCCTTCATGTTGTGCTGGGCCAATGAAAACTGGACCAGAAGATGGGACGGTTTGGAAAATGACATTCTAATTGCTCAAAACCATACTCCCGAAGATGACATCGCCTTTTTGGAGGACCTTAGTCGTTATCTGGAAGATTCAAGGTATATTCGAGTAGATGGAAAACCTGTTTTCATTGTTTATAAGGTTTCTCAGCTGCCAGATGCCAAGGCCACTGTCACTCGCTGGAGAGAGCACTGGCAGAAAACCCGAAATGAGGGGCTTTATATCGTTATGGCCCAAACTTTTGGTGAACTGGATCCCTCTAAATATGGATTTGATGCAGCTGTTGAGTTCCCGCCTCACGTGGCGGCTAAAGCCTCCAAGGTTGAAGATGGAGTGCCCGGTTTAGTCGAGGACTTCCAAGGAAATATATACGACTATTCTACAATCCTTGAGCAAAATCCAAATGCCGAGGAAGATTATACACTGTTCAAGACTGTATTTCCGTCTTGGGACAATACCGCACGCAGAGGAAAGACTGCTCATTTATTCTATGGCAGCACTCCAAAATTATACGGCCAGTGGCTGCGATCAGCTTTGAAGTATTCTTCAACCGATACACCTGACGATGCGTCCTTTTGTTTTGTGAATGCCTGGAACGAATGGGCGGAGGGCGCTTACCTGGAGCCGGATGAGACCCATGGTTATGCCTATTTGAATGCGACAGCTCGCGAGTTGGAATTGGTATCTGCTAAGAGTGGGCAGTTACGAATAGCTGTGTTGATCCATTGTTATTATCTGGATCTTTTGGGAGACCTTCTTGCTTCAGCCAAGCGGATCGAGGCCCCGTTTGATGTGTTGCTTTCTGTGCCGCAGGGTGAAGGCTCAGAAGCGAAACAACGGCTAGCAGAATGCGGCATTGAATCGTTCGTAGTTAAAGAAGTCGAGAATGTTGGTTTTGATATCGCACCAATGTTCTGCGAATTTCAGTCTGAGATTCTGGGATACGATCTGGTTTGCAAAATCCACTCTAAGAAAAGTCTCCATGACCCTGAGCTAGAGCCTTGGGGAAGAGATCTGTTGGAACAAATGTTCTATGACACTGAGTCGGTCATAAGCAGTTTTGCTGCCAAGTCAAACCTTGGTATTGTTTATCCTTCGCTTTTTGCTCCGGTTAAACGCAATATTGAAATGCATGGGTTGAGACTTGGTGAAGGAGAGGACCTGTTAGCCGAGTTGGGTGTGAGCGAGATACAAGAAGAAGGTTACACATTCCCTGCCGGTAGCCATTTCTGGTTTAGACCGTCAGCCTTGAAAGAACTGTTTAACAAGAGATATTCACTGGGCGCGTTTACTCCAACGGTGAACGCACTCCTTGATTCCCAAGGAAATGCGGTTGATTTGACTCTTGCCCATGCGCTCGAAAGAATTTTTTGTTATGTCTCCAGACTTTCCGGATTTACGACAATGTCGTCCAAAGACGGTGTACTCTCTGATGATGGTTTTTCGGTTTCTCCATTGGAAAGGTCGCATCAATTATTATGCCCTGTCTGTGAAGAAAAAGCGGAGTTTTACGCAGCGCATGAATGGTTGCGGGACCATTATAAGTGCTTAAAATGCAATTCGCTTCCGAGGGATAGAGCTCTGTTTAAAGCTTTGCATGACTATATTCCGCACTGGAAATCCATAAAAGTTCTCGAGTTTGCTCCGTGCAATGACTATTTTTCCAGTAAAGTGGAGAAGTACACGGGGACGCACTATTTCCCTGACAGTGAGCTTGGAAGCACCGTAGGCGAGTTTGTGAATCAGGATGCTCATAATTTGACATTTGATGACGAATCGTTCGATCTCATAGTCCATGAAGATATAATGGAGCACTTGTTTGGTCCTGAAAAAGCTCTTCAGGAAATGTTAAGAGTGGTTTCTCCCGGTGGAAGCATTCTCTTCACATTGCCCATCAGCAAAATGGAAAAGTCAGTGCAGCGAGCTGCTATGAAGGATGACGGAACTGTCGAGTATATTCATGAAAAGCAGTACCATGGCAATCCAATCTCCGAAGAAGGCTCTCTTGTTGTATGGGACTATGGGCAAGATGTGAAAGATATGATTGTTCAGTGGTGTTCCGGATTCAATGTTGACATTGAGTTTTTGGACGAAGTTGATCAGGAAAAGGGTGTTGAGGGTGAGTATCTTGATGTTGTCAGGATTTCCAAGATGCCAAGCGCAGAAGGTAGAAACGCAGTTTATGAGGCGTTTAATGGCATTTCCGATGCCAAGTGGCTGGATGTTCTCAACCAATCCGTCACAAATCAGTATGTGGATGGGGTTCGATTGCCTGGATTCCCTCCGAATGAGTTGTCTCAATCAATTATGGGGTCGCATGGTACGCATGCTCTTCTTGAGGGCTTTCATTTCTATTCATTGAAGAAGAAATACATCGCCAAGCATTTAGGTGACGTGTCCAACTGTCGGATTCTTGATTTTGGTTGCGGCTGGGCGAGAAATTATCGTTTCTTCCTGAAAGATGTCCCCGCAGAATCCATTACCGGGATCGACTGTGACGAAGAGTTTATATGCGTTTGCAAATCCCTCTTTCCAGAGGGCGACTTCAGGCTTTCGCCAATCAGTCCTCCAGTTGAAATCGAAGATGACTCATTTGATGTTGTCTATGCATACTCCGTTTTCTCCCACCTGTCGGAATGGGTTGCAACGGAGTGGGTCGAAGAGTTTCATCGGTTACTCAAGCCCGGTGGTTTGTTGCTGTTCACGAGTCATTCCTATGACTTTTTCGACTATTGTGCATCGTTGAGAGCAGACCCTGCTTTGTCTACAGGCGTTTGGCAACAAGCTCTGGCCCAAAAGGCCTTTCTTGATACTGAGAAGTGCAAAAAGCAGTATCAGGATGGTGAATTCTTGTATGCTGCGACTGGGGGTGGTGCGGTGAGGACTGAAGATGTTTATGGAGAAACTGTGCTTTCTCCCAAGTATGTTGAATCTAAATGGGCAAACTGGTTTGAAATACTTGACTTTGTAGACGACAAGCGTCAATTGCCCCAGGCTTTTTTTGCATTGCAAAATAAAAAATAA